A region from the Polaribacter sp. Hel1_33_78 genome encodes:
- a CDS encoding iron-sulfur cluster assembly accessory protein, whose amino-acid sequence MIKVSDTAKKKVVELMTDDGFNSETDFVRVGVKSGGCSGLSYDLTFDKNQQENDKVFEENDIKIVVDKKSFLYLVGTTLEFSGGLNGKGFVFNNPNANRTCGCGESFSL is encoded by the coding sequence ATGATAAAAGTTTCAGACACAGCAAAGAAGAAGGTCGTAGAATTAATGACTGACGATGGCTTTAACTCAGAAACCGATTTTGTAAGAGTTGGCGTAAAAAGTGGTGGTTGCTCAGGCCTATCCTACGATTTAACTTTTGATAAAAATCAACAAGAAAACGATAAGGTTTTTGAAGAAAATGATATAAAAATCGTTGTTGACAAAAAGAGTTTTTTATATTTAGTTGGGACTACTCTAGAATTTTCTGGAGGTTTAAACGGAAAAGGTTTTGTTTTTAATAATCCAAACGCAAATAGAACTTGTGGTTGTGGAGAAAGTTTTTCACTTTAA
- a CDS encoding cytochrome-c peroxidase, with the protein MNCASKEEEIYTPIPYSLEIPILFADKLIAPIIPADNPLTQEGVALGKKLFFDTILSGDETQSCASCHDPKKSFTDQQQFSNGVNDNLGTRNAMPLFNLAWNFDERFAWDGKEFSLEKQALEPVSNPIEMHGNWENITKKLQNNLEYKDLFLRAFGTSIIDSTLVTKAIAQFERTLISGNSKFDKYLRGEINLTPEEQNGFDVFMDESKGDCFHCHGSDNNPIWSDNKFHNNGLDNVFVDLGLGKITGDPKDNGKFKSPSIRNLAFTAPYMHDGRFATLEEVINHYSEGLKRSPTIDPLMKKVDEGGVHLSTQDKSNLKAFLQTLSDYDFINNPTFQR; encoded by the coding sequence ATGAACTGCGCATCAAAAGAAGAAGAAATCTACACCCCAATTCCTTACAGTTTAGAAATTCCCATCCTTTTTGCAGACAAATTAATTGCGCCTATAATTCCTGCGGACAATCCTTTAACGCAAGAAGGCGTTGCTTTGGGTAAAAAATTATTCTTTGACACCATATTATCTGGAGACGAGACACAATCTTGTGCCTCTTGCCACGATCCAAAGAAATCATTTACCGACCAACAACAATTTAGCAATGGAGTTAACGATAATTTAGGAACAAGAAACGCAATGCCTTTATTTAATTTAGCATGGAATTTTGACGAACGCTTTGCTTGGGATGGAAAAGAATTTAGTTTAGAAAAACAGGCTTTAGAACCTGTTTCTAATCCTATAGAAATGCATGGAAATTGGGAAAATATTACTAAAAAATTACAAAATAATTTAGAATATAAAGACCTGTTTTTAAGAGCATTTGGCACCTCCATAATCGATTCTACACTAGTTACTAAAGCCATTGCTCAGTTTGAAAGAACACTGATTTCGGGCAACTCTAAATTCGACAAATACTTGCGTGGTGAAATAAATTTAACTCCAGAAGAACAAAACGGATTTGATGTTTTTATGGACGAATCAAAAGGAGATTGTTTTCATTGTCACGGCAGTGATAATAATCCTATCTGGTCGGATAATAAGTTTCATAATAATGGTTTAGACAATGTTTTTGTAGACCTAGGTCTTGGAAAAATTACAGGAGACCCAAAGGATAATGGCAAATTCAAATCACCTTCCATTAGAAATTTAGCCTTCACCGCGCCTTATATGCATGATGGAAGGTTTGCAACTTTAGAAGAAGTAATCAATCATTATTCCGAAGGGTTGAAAAGATCCCCTACAATAGACCCACTTATGAAAAAGGTCGATGAAGGCGGTGTCCACTTATCAACCCAAGATAAATCTAACTTAAAAGCCTTTTTACAAACACTTTCTGATTATGATTTTATAAACAACCCCACGTTTCAGAGGTAA
- a CDS encoding MbnP family protein — MKNIITFLCILLVAFSSCTEEEENRTITLNFSHHWDGTIITNQDFNQLKFINANGNKVSIERLRYLISNISLAGSKNYHLIDFTENSGTSISITDFTDGVYDLSFRFGFSDEDNKDGIYPDLNTVSFNVPGMLGGGYHYMQFDGKYEDNNDQEAGFNYHAIRAVDRNDPTNLKFEDTSFEVSLGTVEITNNADITIKMNLAEWFKNPNTWNLNELNTVLMPNFEAQQMMSMNGKSVFSLGKVNQ; from the coding sequence ATGAAAAATATCATTACTTTTCTATGTATCTTACTAGTCGCCTTTTCTTCTTGTACAGAAGAGGAAGAAAATAGAACAATAACCTTAAATTTCTCTCATCATTGGGATGGAACAATAATTACCAATCAAGATTTTAACCAACTAAAATTTATAAATGCAAATGGCAACAAAGTAAGTATTGAAAGATTACGTTACCTCATTTCAAATATTAGTTTGGCAGGCTCAAAAAACTATCATTTGATAGATTTTACTGAAAATTCTGGAACTTCCATCTCAATTACGGACTTTACTGACGGCGTTTACGACCTCTCATTTAGGTTTGGTTTTTCAGATGAAGATAACAAAGACGGTATCTATCCTGATTTAAACACTGTAAGTTTTAATGTTCCGGGTATGTTGGGTGGTGGTTATCATTATATGCAATTTGATGGAAAATATGAAGATAATAACGATCAAGAAGCTGGTTTTAATTACCACGCCATTAGAGCTGTGGATAGAAATGACCCAACTAATTTAAAATTTGAAGACACCTCTTTTGAAGTAAGTTTAGGAACGGTAGAAATTACAAATAATGCAGACATTACAATTAAAATGAATCTTGCAGAATGGTTTAAAAATCCAAACACTTGGAATTTAAACGAATTGAACACCGTTTTAATGCCGAATTTTGAAGCTCAACAAATGATGAGTATGAATGGAAAATCCGTATTTAGTTTGGGGAAAGTAAATCAATAA
- a CDS encoding choice-of-anchor B family protein codes for MLKTFKTIIFLFLFSLVFSCSPDEKVNNDRDDDQIVNSSDNCPDTQNEDQLDSDNDGIGDLCDDDDDNDGVLDTDDNCPLIANPAQTDVDNDGKGDTCDNDDDDSDNDGIKDSEDNCPNIANPNQEDENNDGIGDACASTNKFVCENGIANGYPCNDYDLLLNIPLATFSASAGNDSWGWTDATNGKEYAIMGLNNGTAFIDITDTENPVYLGKLPTASVNSSWRDIKVYKDHAFIVSEASNHGMQVFDLTRLRNVSNTPATFTADTNFTEFGKAHNIVINETSGYAYIVGASGNSTYGGGPIFINIQDPKNPVSEGGFSEGGYSHDAQVITYNGPDTDYTGKEILIGSNENEVVIADITDKTTPTIISTISYSNVAYAHQGWFTEDLKYFILGDELDERDFGNNTRSIIFDFTDLDNPSHHFDYFGNTAAIDHNGYVKENIYYQANYTAGVRMIDVSNGDNKDFNEVGFFDTYPNNNNTAFNGVWNVYPYFPSGNIIISDIDNGFFVIKKSNP; via the coding sequence ATGCTCAAGACATTTAAAACAATAATTTTTTTATTTTTATTTTCATTAGTCTTTTCTTGTTCTCCAGATGAAAAGGTTAATAATGATAGAGATGATGACCAAATAGTTAACTCTTCTGACAACTGCCCAGATACACAGAATGAAGACCAATTAGATTCAGATAATGACGGAATAGGAGATCTTTGTGATGATGATGATGACAATGATGGTGTTTTAGATACCGATGACAACTGTCCTTTAATTGCAAATCCTGCACAAACAGATGTAGATAATGACGGAAAAGGTGATACTTGCGACAATGATGACGATGATAGTGATAACGACGGTATAAAAGACAGTGAAGATAACTGTCCAAACATAGCAAACCCGAATCAAGAAGATGAAAATAATGACGGCATTGGTGACGCCTGTGCATCAACAAACAAATTTGTTTGTGAAAATGGAATTGCAAATGGGTACCCGTGTAATGATTATGATTTACTGTTAAATATACCTTTAGCTACTTTTTCTGCATCTGCGGGAAATGATTCTTGGGGCTGGACGGATGCTACAAATGGTAAAGAATACGCTATTATGGGGTTAAATAATGGTACCGCTTTTATAGATATTACAGATACCGAAAACCCTGTATACTTAGGTAAGTTACCTACAGCATCTGTTAATAGTAGCTGGAGGGATATTAAGGTTTATAAAGATCATGCTTTCATCGTCAGTGAAGCTTCTAATCACGGAATGCAAGTGTTTGATTTAACTAGATTAAGAAATGTTTCAAACACTCCGGCAACGTTTACAGCCGATACAAATTTCACTGAATTTGGAAAGGCTCATAATATTGTTATTAACGAAACGAGTGGTTATGCCTATATCGTAGGAGCAAGCGGAAATTCTACCTATGGCGGCGGTCCAATATTTATAAATATTCAAGACCCAAAAAACCCCGTTAGTGAAGGTGGTTTTAGTGAAGGAGGATATTCACATGATGCTCAAGTAATTACATACAATGGGCCCGATACAGATTATACTGGAAAAGAAATTTTAATTGGTAGTAATGAAAATGAAGTAGTAATAGCAGATATTACGGATAAAACAACACCAACCATAATTTCTACAATTAGTTATTCTAATGTAGCCTATGCGCATCAAGGGTGGTTTACTGAAGATTTAAAATATTTTATCTTAGGAGATGAATTAGATGAAAGAGATTTTGGAAATAATACAAGATCCATCATTTTTGATTTTACAGACTTAGACAATCCGTCGCATCATTTCGATTATTTTGGTAATACAGCAGCCATAGACCACAATGGATATGTAAAAGAGAATATTTATTATCAAGCAAATTATACCGCTGGTGTAAGAATGATTGATGTCTCGAATGGAGATAACAAAGATTTTAATGAAGTTGGATTTTTTGACACGTACCCAAATAACAATAATACAGCATTTAATGGTGTTTGGAATGTGTATCCTTATTTTCCGAGTGGAAATATTATTATTAGTGATATCGACAATGGTTTTTTTGTAATTAAAAAAAGTAACCCATAA
- the thiL gene encoding thiamine-phosphate kinase — protein sequence MLEDKNTQKTSLAELGEFGLIDHITKYFKVENSSTVRAVGDDAAVLDASEKQTLVTTDLLIEGVHFDLSYMPLKHLGYKAVVVNLSDVYAMNGVAEQITVSIAVSNRFPLEAIEELYAGIQLACETYKVDLIGGDTTSSTKGILISVTAIGKANKEDVVYRNTAKETDLIVVTGDLGAAYLGLQVLEREKQVFKVDPNNQPDLDNYTYLIERQLKPEARNDVAGFLKELSIKPTAMIDISDGLSSELFHICTQSKVGCKIYEDKLPLDPQVISTCEEFELDSTMVALSGGEDYELLFTVPIADFDNIKGNPNFSIIGHVTAENQGLNLITRAGQEIELKAQGWNGLKKD from the coding sequence ATGTTAGAAGATAAAAACACACAAAAAACATCGTTAGCTGAACTTGGTGAGTTTGGTTTGATAGATCATATTACAAAATATTTTAAGGTTGAAAATTCGTCAACAGTAAGAGCTGTTGGTGATGACGCAGCTGTTTTAGATGCCTCAGAAAAACAAACGTTAGTGACCACAGATTTGTTAATAGAAGGCGTACATTTTGATTTAAGTTACATGCCGTTAAAACATTTAGGCTACAAAGCCGTAGTGGTTAATTTATCGGATGTATATGCTATGAACGGAGTTGCAGAGCAAATTACAGTTTCTATTGCTGTTTCTAATCGATTCCCTTTAGAAGCAATTGAAGAGTTGTATGCAGGGATTCAGTTGGCGTGTGAAACGTACAAAGTAGATTTAATTGGCGGAGATACAACATCGTCAACCAAAGGAATTTTAATTTCTGTTACCGCCATTGGGAAAGCAAACAAAGAAGATGTTGTGTATAGAAACACCGCAAAAGAAACCGATCTAATTGTGGTTACTGGTGATTTAGGTGCCGCTTATTTAGGGCTACAAGTTTTAGAAAGAGAGAAGCAAGTTTTTAAAGTAGACCCAAACAATCAGCCAGATTTAGATAATTATACCTATTTAATTGAACGTCAATTAAAACCTGAAGCACGAAATGATGTTGCGGGTTTTTTAAAAGAATTGAGTATTAAGCCAACGGCAATGATTGATATTTCTGACGGACTGTCTTCAGAACTTTTTCATATTTGTACACAAAGTAAAGTAGGCTGTAAAATCTACGAAGATAAATTGCCTTTAGACCCTCAAGTTATTTCTACCTGTGAAGAATTTGAATTAGATTCTACGATGGTTGCTTTAAGCGGTGGTGAAGATTATGAATTGCTATTTACAGTGCCTATTGCTGATTTTGACAATATAAAAGGGAACCCAAATTTTTCTATTATAGGGCATGTTACTGCTGAAAATCAGGGTTTAAACTTAATTACAAGAGCTGGTCAAGAAATTGAATTAAAGGCGCAAGGTTGGAATGGCTTAAAGAAAGACTAG
- a CDS encoding GNAT family N-acetyltransferase codes for MKKEYLFKSERLGFRNWNEKDLTEFTKINADMAVMEHFPKSLTHKETSEYIARLQNHYQENGYTYFATEILKTGEFIGFIGLAYQEYKTDFTPATDIGWRLKKNSWGNGYATEGAKKCLEFAFSSLNLDRIISVCTQQNSKSESVMKKIGMQKVGEFNHPKLKKYPKHQKCICYEINRNVWQNLT; via the coding sequence TTGAAAAAAGAATACCTCTTTAAATCTGAAAGACTCGGATTTCGGAATTGGAATGAAAAGGACCTCACTGAATTTACGAAAATTAATGCTGATATGGCGGTGATGGAACATTTCCCAAAATCGCTAACGCATAAAGAAACCTCAGAATATATTGCAAGACTGCAAAACCATTATCAAGAAAATGGATATACCTACTTTGCAACTGAAATTTTAAAAACGGGAGAGTTCATCGGGTTTATTGGTTTAGCATACCAAGAATATAAAACTGATTTTACACCTGCAACTGATATTGGATGGCGATTGAAAAAAAATAGCTGGGGAAATGGATATGCAACCGAAGGTGCAAAAAAATGTCTTGAATTTGCGTTCAGTTCACTAAATTTAGATAGAATAATTTCAGTTTGTACGCAACAAAACAGCAAATCAGAAAGCGTTATGAAAAAAATAGGGATGCAAAAAGTTGGTGAGTTTAATCATCCAAAATTAAAAAAATATCCAAAACACCAAAAATGTATTTGCTACGAAATCAATAGGAATGTATGGCAAAACCTCACGTAA
- a CDS encoding glycoside hydrolase family 2 TIM barrel-domain containing protein: MLCTILFSACFLVHTISAQTSIKKENDAWVLLVDENPFEVKGVTFGYENDVANYDKHFKDLNFLGVNTIRTWGSGKNTKKLLDAAHKHQIKVMLGIWMRHGRPGMEADDSFDYLENEKGKKELYDEAIKVVETYKNHPAILTWGVGNEVYLNMATDPEKKVYSKLLETICKKIKELDKNHLITSVEAWTFGLDWWQKYVPSIDIYGLNSYGAGASFLTSELEKRKIDKPYIITEFGVTGEWDIKQEKNGVKKEPSDSQKYDAIAKGYINWIQSKPNCLGVYVFSFADGKDFIAPWLFTHYQGNYRPQYWAIREAFTEKKPINNVPEIQEFTLPEGAFKSETWVPVSLKVSDIENEALRFSFFYNQRTGSRKRRDQLNKLNFRGNYTNGFQVKLPKEHGGIKVYVTVKDTYNNVGIASNSILIEDEIAKHKKFLVAKATLPFYVYKDGEKNPFSPTAYMGNYKDIEVDLQHTEGVHFGKASLRIRYKEVYNWYGLGFVDPPNNWGDKLGGFDISGATTFSFWAKASKKKVKVTIGFGLIGKDKPFPDSSKKAIEIKLSTKWKKYTIKTEKLDLSYIRSGLVLFSSADGTAQDIFLDDVVFE, translated from the coding sequence ATGCTTTGCACAATCCTGTTCAGTGCCTGCTTCCTTGTGCATACTATTTCCGCTCAAACATCCATCAAAAAAGAGAATGATGCCTGGGTTTTATTGGTGGATGAAAATCCTTTTGAAGTGAAAGGAGTTACTTTTGGCTATGAAAATGATGTAGCAAATTATGACAAACATTTTAAAGATTTAAATTTTTTAGGAGTCAATACCATTAGAACTTGGGGTTCCGGAAAAAACACCAAAAAATTATTAGATGCTGCTCATAAACACCAAATAAAAGTTATGTTAGGTATATGGATGCGCCATGGAAGACCCGGTATGGAAGCAGATGATTCTTTTGATTATTTAGAGAATGAAAAAGGAAAAAAAGAGCTTTATGACGAGGCCATTAAAGTTGTTGAAACGTATAAAAACCATCCTGCAATTTTAACTTGGGGAGTAGGAAATGAGGTCTACTTAAACATGGCTACTGACCCTGAAAAAAAAGTGTATTCTAAACTATTAGAAACCATTTGTAAAAAGATAAAAGAACTTGATAAAAACCACCTTATTACCTCAGTAGAAGCCTGGACTTTTGGATTAGATTGGTGGCAAAAATATGTGCCTTCAATTGACATTTATGGGTTGAATAGTTATGGCGCTGGAGCTAGTTTTCTAACTTCAGAACTCGAAAAAAGAAAGATTGATAAACCTTATATAATTACTGAGTTTGGAGTTACGGGTGAATGGGACATTAAACAAGAAAAAAACGGCGTTAAAAAAGAACCTTCTGATTCACAAAAATATGATGCTATTGCAAAGGGATATATTAATTGGATTCAGAGTAAGCCTAATTGCTTAGGAGTGTATGTATTTAGTTTTGCTGACGGAAAAGATTTTATTGCTCCTTGGTTATTTACACATTACCAAGGTAATTATCGTCCACAATATTGGGCAATTAGAGAAGCATTTACCGAAAAAAAGCCGATAAATAATGTTCCTGAAATTCAAGAATTTACGTTGCCGGAAGGTGCTTTTAAAAGTGAAACTTGGGTACCTGTTTCTTTAAAAGTTTCTGACATTGAAAATGAAGCTTTACGTTTTAGTTTCTTTTACAATCAAAGAACAGGAAGCCGCAAGCGCAGAGATCAATTGAACAAACTCAATTTTAGAGGAAATTATACCAATGGCTTTCAGGTTAAATTACCAAAAGAGCATGGCGGTATTAAAGTATATGTAACCGTAAAAGACACCTATAATAATGTAGGTATTGCCTCCAACTCGATTCTCATTGAAGACGAAATCGCTAAACATAAAAAATTCTTGGTAGCCAAAGCAACGTTGCCTTTTTATGTCTATAAAGATGGGGAGAAAAACCCTTTTAGTCCAACTGCTTATATGGGGAATTACAAAGATATTGAGGTAGATTTACAGCACACAGAAGGGGTGCATTTTGGAAAAGCATCCTTAAGAATACGTTACAAAGAAGTATATAATTGGTATGGTTTAGGTTTTGTAGATCCGCCAAATAATTGGGGAGATAAGTTGGGTGGCTTCGATATTTCTGGAGCTACAACATTTAGTTTCTGGGCAAAAGCAAGTAAAAAAAAGGTGAAAGTTACCATTGGTTTTGGGTTAATTGGCAAAGACAAACCTTTTCCTGATTCTTCAAAAAAAGCTATTGAAATTAAACTTTCTACCAAATGGAAAAAGTATACGATTAAAACCGAAAAATTAGATCTTTCTTACATTAGATCTGGACTGGTACTCTTTTCTTCTGCGGATGGCACCGCACAAGATATTTTCTTAGATGATGTGGTTTTTGAGTAA
- a CDS encoding alpha/beta fold hydrolase: MVLAYKNADIYYTDQGKGTAIVLIHGFLENASMWNDIAPELSKRNRVITVDLLGHGNSDCLGYLHSMELFAETIKAVIKHLKIRKYILVGHSLGGYISLALAKTNPVQIKGLCLVNSTSNEDPEERKKLRTRANKMAKNNFESMVKMSISNLFHSKNLLKFKDEIEAVKKEALKTSIQGYIAANEGMKNRENTNHILLESNFKKLLIIGEKDPVLDFQTSLEEAKNTNSDFVVYPDGHMSHIENTSELIATLKKFIKSC, encoded by the coding sequence ATGGTTTTAGCTTATAAAAACGCGGATATTTATTATACGGATCAAGGAAAAGGTACCGCTATAGTTCTGATTCATGGGTTTTTAGAGAATGCTAGCATGTGGAATGATATTGCTCCAGAACTTAGCAAAAGAAACAGAGTAATTACGGTTGATTTATTGGGTCATGGAAATTCTGATTGTTTAGGGTATCTCCATTCTATGGAATTGTTTGCAGAAACCATCAAAGCAGTAATAAAACATTTAAAAATTAGAAAGTATATTTTGGTTGGTCATTCTTTAGGAGGTTATATTTCTTTAGCGCTCGCCAAAACAAACCCTGTGCAAATAAAGGGGCTGTGTTTGGTAAATTCAACTTCTAATGAAGACCCTGAAGAACGCAAAAAACTAAGAACCAGAGCTAATAAAATGGCAAAAAATAATTTTGAAAGCATGGTAAAAATGTCAATTTCAAATTTATTTCATTCCAAAAACTTGTTAAAATTTAAAGACGAAATTGAAGCCGTAAAAAAGGAAGCTTTAAAAACTTCTATTCAAGGTTATATTGCTGCCAATGAAGGGATGAAAAATAGGGAAAACACCAATCATATTTTATTAGAAAGCAATTTTAAAAAGTTACTCATTATTGGCGAGAAAGATCCTGTTTTAGACTTTCAAACATCGCTAGAAGAAGCTAAAAATACCAATTCTGATTTTGTTGTTTATCCTGATGGACATATGAGTCATATTGAGAATACATCCGAATTGATTGCAACCTTAAAAAAATTTATAAAAAGTTGCTAA
- a CDS encoding serine hydrolase — MFFKKVSLLVLFIVSLSINAQIDGKQLDNLVKETLQTFDVPGISVGIIKDGKIVYAKGHGVRSLTNKKEMNENTLVGVASNSKGFTCFALAMLVDAGKLNWDDKVRKHIPEFQLYDAWVTAQFTVRDLVTHRSGMSLGAGDLMFFPEGNNFTSKDVIKNVKYLKPVSSFRSEFTYNNNMFIIAGEVLKRASGLSWEEFIETKIMNPVGMTHSKASYNRVTDRTNIIDAHTRAEGKVIQIPHDWSATANPAGGIVSNVHDMLTWANFLMNDAVTKDGKRLLSAKQFHELWQLQTPLKVRKNDSYSANFRGYGLGWFLTDVKGGYKQVYHTGGLLGTVTQFTMIPDLGLAIVVLTNQMNGSAFNTITNTIKDTYLGYEDRDWLNNYGTKNANYLKYNDSIKAAVFTKSAIAKTNKNVPKASQIVGTYKDDWFGNIIISNDGKTYSIKCERSLNLVGELLPYNQTTFVAKWKNRSYDADVFVQFYFDEKGNATSAKMKYIAPITDFSFDFHDLNLKKVK, encoded by the coding sequence ATGTTTTTCAAAAAAGTATCACTTCTTGTCCTATTTATAGTTTCCTTATCTATAAACGCACAAATTGATGGCAAACAGCTCGATAATTTGGTAAAAGAGACCTTACAAACTTTTGACGTTCCTGGAATTTCTGTCGGAATTATAAAAGACGGGAAAATTGTTTACGCAAAAGGTCATGGCGTTCGTTCTTTAACCAACAAAAAAGAGATGAACGAAAACACTCTGGTTGGTGTTGCTTCTAACAGCAAAGGCTTTACTTGTTTTGCTTTGGCGATGCTGGTAGATGCAGGAAAGCTAAATTGGGATGATAAAGTAAGAAAACACATTCCGGAATTTCAGTTATATGATGCTTGGGTAACAGCGCAATTTACTGTGAGAGATTTGGTAACGCATAGAAGCGGAATGAGCTTAGGAGCAGGAGATTTGATGTTTTTTCCTGAAGGAAATAATTTTACATCTAAAGATGTTATTAAGAATGTAAAATATTTAAAACCTGTGAGTTCATTTAGAAGTGAGTTTACGTATAATAACAATATGTTTATTATTGCAGGGGAAGTTTTAAAACGGGCAAGTGGTCTTTCTTGGGAAGAATTTATTGAAACTAAAATAATGAATCCTGTTGGAATGACGCATAGTAAAGCATCTTATAATAGGGTTACAGATAGAACAAATATTATTGACGCACACACAAGAGCAGAAGGAAAAGTGATTCAAATTCCGCATGATTGGAGTGCAACTGCAAATCCTGCTGGAGGCATTGTGAGCAACGTACATGACATGCTTACCTGGGCAAATTTTTTAATGAATGATGCCGTTACCAAAGATGGAAAACGATTATTGAGCGCGAAACAATTTCATGAATTATGGCAATTACAGACTCCTTTAAAAGTTAGAAAAAACGACAGTTATAGTGCTAATTTTAGAGGGTATGGTTTAGGTTGGTTTTTAACGGATGTAAAAGGCGGTTACAAACAAGTTTATCATACAGGAGGTCTGCTTGGCACAGTAACTCAGTTTACCATGATTCCTGATTTAGGTTTAGCCATTGTGGTATTAACCAATCAAATGAATGGAAGCGCATTTAATACCATTACAAATACGATAAAAGACACCTATTTAGGGTATGAAGATAGAGATTGGTTAAACAACTATGGAACTAAAAACGCCAATTATTTAAAATATAATGATAGCATAAAAGCAGCAGTTTTTACGAAATCAGCAATTGCTAAAACGAATAAAAACGTACCAAAAGCATCCCAAATTGTAGGTACTTATAAAGATGATTGGTTTGGAAATATTATAATTTCTAATGATGGAAAAACGTACAGTATAAAATGTGAACGTTCTTTGAACTTAGTTGGTGAATTATTGCCATACAATCAAACAACCTTTGTTGCTAAATGGAAGAATAGAAGCTATGATGCAGATGTATTTGTGCAATTTTATTTTGATGAAAAAGGAAATGCAACGAGCGCAAAAATGAAATACATTGCACCAATAACAGATTTTAGTTTCGATTTTCATGACTTAAATCTTAAAAAAGTTAAATAA
- the brnQ gene encoding branched-chain amino acid transport system II carrier protein — translation MNKKKEIWIAGFALFSLFFGAGNLILPPTLGVKSGLDWWIVVIGFVLTAVTIPILAIFAHAKLQGTLYDFGKKVSPFFSTVYCLLIYTIAIAIPSPRTASVTHEMAIHPFFGTSSLLTSSIYFLLVFIFAVNRSKIISLIGKFLTPIIVLILLVIIVIAIFTSSGTVNSSTFTTPFVDGILEGYQTFDAIGGVVVGAVIIISLNLRGHTSFEAKKELITKAGFIAGTGLFLVYGGLILSGSLFSATFAENATRIEVLSGLGTKTLGNFGAAFLSISVALACFTTAVGIVTGTADYIKGIFKGSKTAYIATAAIASVIGIIVGSYQVDFIITLAVPALMFLYPITIVLILLNIVPNKYGTKLVFRGVVLVTFIFSIPDFLGFIIPRENLTGIKSIIPLAEFSLGWVIPAFLVFVGLNLIQKK, via the coding sequence TTGAATAAGAAAAAAGAAATTTGGATTGCAGGTTTTGCATTATTTTCGCTCTTTTTTGGCGCAGGAAATTTAATTTTACCACCCACTTTAGGCGTAAAATCAGGCTTAGACTGGTGGATTGTTGTTATTGGTTTTGTACTAACCGCCGTAACAATTCCTATTTTGGCAATTTTTGCACACGCAAAACTGCAAGGGACTTTATACGATTTCGGGAAGAAAGTTTCTCCGTTTTTTAGCACTGTTTATTGTTTACTCATTTATACAATTGCAATTGCAATTCCTTCACCAAGAACAGCTTCTGTAACACATGAGATGGCAATTCACCCTTTTTTTGGAACAAGCTCTTTACTAACAAGTAGTATTTACTTTTTATTGGTCTTTATTTTTGCGGTAAATCGTTCTAAAATCATCAGTTTAATTGGTAAGTTTTTAACCCCAATTATTGTTTTAATTCTATTGGTAATTATTGTAATTGCCATTTTTACTTCTTCAGGAACCGTAAATTCATCAACATTTACAACCCCTTTTGTAGACGGAATTTTAGAAGGTTATCAAACTTTTGATGCCATTGGAGGTGTCGTTGTTGGTGCAGTAATTATAATCTCTTTAAACTTAAGAGGGCATACTTCTTTTGAAGCAAAAAAAGAGCTGATAACGAAAGCAGGATTTATTGCAGGAACAGGTTTGTTTTTAGTCTATGGAGGTTTAATTTTAAGCGGATCTTTATTCAGTGCAACATTTGCAGAAAACGCCACAAGAATTGAAGTTTTATCAGGACTAGGTACAAAAACGTTGGGTAATTTTGGAGCCGCTTTTTTAAGTATTTCTGTTGCTTTAGCATGTTTTACAACTGCAGTTGGTATTGTAACAGGAACAGCAGATTATATCAAAGGAATTTTTAAAGGTTCTAAAACAGCCTACATTGCTACAGCTGCAATTGCTTCTGTAATCGGAATTATTGTAGGTAGTTATCAAGTAGATTTTATTATTACATTAGCGGTACCCGCATTAATGTTTTTATATCCAATTACAATTGTGTTGATTTTACTAAATATTGTCCCAAATAAATATGGTACAAAACTTGTTTTTAGAGGGGTGGTTTTGGTAACCTTTATCTTTAGTATTCCAGATTTTTTAGGATTCATCATACCCAGAGAAAACTTAACAGGAATTAAAAGTATAATTCCCCTAGCTGAATTTAGTTTGGGTTGGGTAATTCCTGCTTTTCTGGTTTTCGTTGGGTTGAATTTGATACAGAAAAAGTAA